From Camelus bactrianus isolate YW-2024 breed Bactrian camel chromosome 16, ASM4877302v1, whole genome shotgun sequence, the proteins below share one genomic window:
- the PYY gene encoding peptide YY — translation MVTVRRPWPAMVTVLLALLVCLGALVDAYPAKPEAPGEDASPEDLSRYYASLRHYLNLVTRQRYGKRDSPEALLSKLLFLDREDRPVKSQPEGVYMW, via the exons ATGGTGACGGTGCGCAGGCCGTGGCCCGCCATGGTCACAGTGCTGCTGGCCCTGCTCGTCTGCTTGGGGGCGCTGGTCGACGCCTACCCCGCCAAACCAGAGGCTCCTGGCGAAGACGCCTCGCCAGAAGACCTGAGCCGCTACTACGCGTCGCTGCGCCACTACCTCAACCTGGTCACTCGGCAGCG GTATGGGAAACGTGACAGCCCCGAAGCTCTCCTCTCCAAACTGCTTTTCCTGGATCGCGAGGACCGCCCCGTCAAGTCGCA ACCAGAAGGCGTCTACATGTGGTGA
- the PPY gene encoding pancreatic polypeptide prohormone, with the protein MAAARRCLSLLLLSTCVALLLQPPLGARGAPLEPVYPGDDATPEQMAQYAAELRRYINMLTRPRYGKRDKEGTLGLLDCGSPYAVAPRELSPVDS; encoded by the exons ATGGCCGCCGCACGCCGCTGCCTCTCCCTGCTGCTCCTGTCCACATGTGTGGCTCTGTTGCTGCAGCCACCCCTGGGTGCCCGGGGGGCCCCGCTGGAGCCGGTCTACCCAGGGGACGATGCCACGCCAGAGCAGATGGCCCAGTATGCAGCTGAGCTCCGCAGATACATCAACATGCTGACCagacccag gtatgggaaaagagacaaagaaggcaCGCTGGGCCTCCTGGACTGCGGCTCCCCCTATGCGGTGGCCCCCAG GGAGCTCAGCCCAGTGGACTCGTGA